A genomic segment from Paraburkholderia sabiae encodes:
- a CDS encoding PRTRC system protein B — protein MKNVSIGQTGHDVELSSALLLYTAAGTSVHYATVHPITAERGTGRPVIGAGRPLNRRFLIDTLVKLDRNAAPKADFLPSTVLGVTSAAVTWWCPPTARRVFFSCREIGERSAVVHHPGLVFQASAEGFRVFAVKGDSRPEPSTPLFEPPYFNTWNEGQICIGTARVPGRIEVSAIAGWEEGFFNSAFTHPNHGGKRVEYKNGFYAFWTDMLDGKFASFPLDALVPMKGMTAGKLVAGKSGVKA, from the coding sequence ATGAAAAACGTTTCGATTGGCCAGACAGGTCACGATGTGGAGCTGTCGTCAGCGCTGTTGCTCTATACGGCTGCTGGCACCAGTGTTCACTACGCGACGGTTCACCCCATTACGGCAGAGCGTGGAACTGGGCGGCCCGTTATCGGCGCCGGGCGACCGCTGAACCGTCGATTTCTCATCGACACGCTGGTTAAGCTTGACCGGAACGCTGCACCCAAAGCGGATTTCCTTCCGTCGACGGTGCTGGGTGTCACGTCCGCTGCGGTCACCTGGTGGTGCCCGCCGACCGCCAGACGCGTGTTCTTCAGTTGCAGGGAGATAGGGGAGCGCAGCGCGGTTGTCCATCATCCGGGGCTGGTTTTTCAGGCCAGCGCTGAAGGATTCCGCGTCTTCGCTGTAAAGGGCGATTCACGGCCCGAACCTTCGACGCCGCTATTCGAACCGCCGTACTTCAACACGTGGAACGAAGGGCAGATCTGCATCGGCACGGCCAGAGTCCCGGGCCGTATCGAGGTATCTGCGATCGCTGGCTGGGAAGAAGGCTTCTTCAACTCGGCTTTCACCCATCCGAATCACGGTGGCAAGCGTGTCGAATACAAGAACGGCTTCTATGCGTTCTGGACCGACATGCTCGACGGCAAGTTTGCGTCGTTTCCGCTTGATGCTCTGGTGCCGATGAAGGGTATGACGGCAGGCAAGCTGGTAGCAGGAAAGAGCGGGGTGAAAGCATGA
- a CDS encoding PRTRC system protein F has product MLFDPSFADRHVVADATASWQPACAAAARHRSSPCVLTLPDISAEIPAKATLRWRSDASLDAVVLAQFRHGPLHASDVADPASPIDAFQQAFFAWARRQLSGPTKMISFGLDLFDTNAVNDVIQHQYDREEFKPDSPLHLGVKLTDEWMHEIGVLAQPLREAHPLLLYTLFNLVDRVSGKTVLFRTPGWFLCEAACMHWAGDESASDEDALEWLLEMYGDEEQSRRYLPSVLRPELCPDEVRVPTKIEGRRARLTALAERELLELHAVSTDMVANVCRELVALHRLLRRAGKHELFMAGYDARPIYSGCTLVLEHTERTGEMLDDHINNEYQAGEASEYSRFISFSKTRQGIREQYAQWSLALRMLHHLDRLLALVVST; this is encoded by the coding sequence ATGCTGTTCGATCCTTCATTCGCTGATCGACACGTCGTTGCGGACGCGACCGCGTCCTGGCAACCGGCATGCGCTGCCGCTGCCCGACATCGATCTTCCCCTTGTGTTCTGACGCTGCCGGACATCTCTGCGGAGATCCCGGCAAAAGCAACACTTCGCTGGCGCTCGGACGCGTCGCTTGATGCGGTCGTGCTCGCGCAGTTTCGTCACGGTCCTCTGCACGCATCTGATGTGGCCGATCCGGCAAGCCCGATCGACGCGTTCCAGCAGGCATTTTTCGCGTGGGCGAGAAGGCAGTTGTCAGGACCGACGAAGATGATCTCGTTCGGACTGGACCTTTTCGACACGAACGCTGTGAACGATGTCATCCAGCACCAGTACGACCGGGAGGAGTTCAAACCCGACTCGCCGCTACATCTGGGCGTGAAGCTGACCGACGAGTGGATGCACGAGATAGGTGTGCTCGCTCAACCGCTCAGGGAAGCGCATCCGCTCCTGCTTTACACGCTGTTCAACCTCGTTGACCGGGTGTCGGGCAAGACGGTGCTTTTCCGTACGCCGGGGTGGTTCCTCTGTGAAGCGGCCTGCATGCACTGGGCAGGCGATGAGAGCGCGTCCGACGAGGATGCGCTCGAGTGGCTTCTGGAGATGTACGGCGACGAGGAGCAGTCGCGTCGCTATCTGCCCTCTGTCCTCAGGCCGGAGCTGTGTCCAGATGAGGTTCGCGTCCCAACGAAAATCGAGGGAAGGCGAGCCCGTCTGACGGCACTGGCCGAACGCGAACTGCTGGAGTTGCACGCCGTCTCGACGGACATGGTTGCAAACGTCTGCAGGGAGCTTGTTGCCCTGCATCGTCTGCTGCGGCGCGCAGGCAAGCATGAGCTTTTCATGGCCGGCTACGACGCAAGGCCGATTTATTCGGGTTGCACGCTGGTTCTTGAACACACGGAACGAACCGGCGAAATGCTCGACGACCACATCAACAACGAATACCAGGCTGGTGAGGCGTCGGAGTACAGCCGGTTCATTTCCTTTTCCAAAACACGTCAGGGTATCCGCGAGCAGTACGCGCAGTGGAGCCTTGCCTTACGCATGCTTCATCACCTCGATCGCCTTCTGGCTCTGGTGGTGAGCACATAG
- a CDS encoding PRTRC system protein C — translation MSITVNQLAREFSYNGVALPDPGPTFSPEEVRDLYSAQYPELTTASVDGPDMSRDIATYKFVRAAGAKGAYA, via the coding sequence ATGTCGATCACCGTCAACCAGCTTGCTCGCGAGTTCTCCTATAACGGCGTCGCATTGCCGGACCCCGGCCCGACGTTCTCGCCCGAAGAAGTTCGCGATCTCTACTCGGCGCAGTATCCCGAGTTGACGACCGCGTCCGTCGACGGGCCGGATATGTCGCGCGATATCGCAACCTACAAGTTCGTCCGTGCGGCGGGTGCCAAAGGTGCGTATGCGTAA
- a CDS encoding PRTRC system protein E, with product MFVELQPLLKACSTLKLSIKMKGDQMVVFVMPEGETKETALRQPLVMTASAEELDAGFAEHLAAYSGAHASLAEQVAATTAILGEAQKAQVTKATKALAGKGARASAPGKSSAGSGDVGGDDEDESSSDEPEASNDEAAGVASAPSAAPAENGTDLASLF from the coding sequence ATGTTTGTTGAACTGCAACCGCTGTTGAAGGCGTGCTCAACGCTGAAGCTGTCGATCAAGATGAAGGGCGATCAGATGGTGGTTTTCGTCATGCCGGAAGGTGAGACGAAAGAAACCGCCCTGCGTCAGCCCCTCGTCATGACGGCGAGCGCTGAGGAACTTGACGCTGGTTTTGCTGAGCATCTGGCGGCGTATAGCGGCGCGCATGCGTCGCTGGCCGAACAGGTGGCAGCAACCACGGCGATTCTCGGTGAAGCCCAGAAAGCGCAGGTCACGAAAGCGACCAAGGCGCTGGCGGGCAAGGGTGCGAGAGCATCGGCACCAGGGAAGTCGTCGGCGGGTTCAGGCGATGTGGGCGGCGACGATGAAGATGAATCGTCGTCCGACGAACCGGAAGCCTCGAACGATGAGGCTGCGGGCGTAGCTTCGGCACCGTCTGCTGCGCCGGCTGAGAACGGTACCGACCTTGCGTCCCTTTTCTGA
- a CDS encoding PRTRC system ParB family protein, which translates to MQQQPTLALKQITVTVNPRKYFDPAQMEELTASVREKGVIQPVIVRTLADGGFALVAGGRRYKAAMAAHGEHYEIPVVVKEIDEVEAKQLAIIENVQRADMSPAEEAIAAAEQVGLCKGDRDEVARIFGWTRTTLDKRLALMNCSAGVLEALTTRTILLGHAELLAALPKETQDKLLPVIVKEGKPVAEVKKTIEQVACSLAAAIFDKTDCAGCQHNSSNQGEMFGESISTGNCTNRTCFNEKTEKQLEAVATGLRDDYPVVRIVRAGDNHTRIQLAVEGPKGVGEEQAKACHACQNYGAAVSGLPDSTGKVYKGQCFDTVCNMKMVAKQLQAAKAAAAPKIDAKADAKAGATAKAPAKAGSAKPSTTSNPPATVVAESDRIKTYRVALWRKALRREVGSNPALAQRYLLAMALAGHSRCVDDSSLKGIWEKLTDEKITTNDVAKTAEAVVSADDEKVAHALTGIAVSAIQGLDVHQLTGLCRHHRLDLTRHWKLCKEFLELITKSEMMVVADELGIRAALGEEFKKVFGKSKAEVIEALLAVKDFDYTGKIPKILKF; encoded by the coding sequence ATGCAACAGCAACCTACCCTCGCTCTCAAGCAGATCACCGTCACCGTCAATCCGCGCAAGTATTTCGATCCCGCGCAGATGGAGGAACTGACGGCTTCGGTCCGCGAAAAAGGCGTTATTCAGCCGGTCATCGTTCGTACGCTCGCCGACGGCGGTTTCGCGCTCGTTGCTGGCGGCCGCAGATACAAGGCAGCCATGGCGGCGCACGGCGAACACTACGAGATCCCCGTCGTCGTGAAGGAGATCGATGAGGTCGAGGCAAAACAGCTTGCCATCATCGAAAACGTCCAGCGCGCCGATATGTCGCCTGCAGAAGAAGCGATCGCAGCAGCCGAGCAGGTCGGGCTGTGCAAAGGCGATCGCGACGAGGTCGCGCGCATCTTCGGATGGACGCGTACCACGCTCGATAAGCGACTCGCGCTCATGAACTGCAGCGCGGGCGTGCTGGAGGCGCTCACCACGCGGACGATCCTTCTTGGTCACGCGGAGCTCCTCGCCGCGCTTCCCAAGGAAACGCAGGACAAGCTGCTGCCTGTCATCGTCAAGGAAGGAAAGCCGGTCGCCGAAGTGAAGAAGACCATCGAACAGGTTGCCTGTTCGTTGGCGGCAGCGATCTTCGACAAGACCGATTGCGCTGGATGCCAGCACAACTCGTCCAATCAGGGCGAGATGTTCGGCGAGTCCATCAGTACGGGCAACTGTACGAACCGGACCTGCTTCAACGAGAAGACCGAGAAGCAGCTGGAGGCTGTTGCTACGGGCCTTCGCGATGATTATCCGGTTGTGCGCATCGTGCGCGCTGGCGACAACCACACCCGTATCCAGCTTGCTGTTGAGGGGCCGAAGGGTGTGGGCGAAGAGCAGGCCAAGGCTTGTCACGCGTGCCAGAACTACGGCGCGGCGGTGAGCGGTCTGCCCGATTCGACCGGCAAGGTCTACAAGGGCCAGTGCTTCGACACCGTCTGCAACATGAAGATGGTGGCAAAGCAGCTGCAAGCCGCGAAGGCCGCGGCGGCACCGAAGATCGATGCGAAGGCGGACGCGAAAGCGGGCGCGACGGCGAAGGCTCCGGCGAAAGCTGGCTCCGCCAAACCGTCTACGACCAGCAATCCGCCGGCGACGGTCGTTGCCGAGTCGGACCGGATCAAGACCTATCGCGTTGCATTGTGGCGTAAAGCCCTGCGCCGCGAGGTCGGTTCGAATCCGGCGCTTGCTCAGCGATATCTGCTGGCGATGGCGCTGGCCGGTCACTCACGCTGCGTGGATGATTCATCGCTGAAGGGCATCTGGGAAAAGCTGACCGACGAAAAGATCACCACGAACGATGTCGCAAAGACAGCGGAAGCGGTTGTGAGCGCGGATGACGAGAAGGTTGCGCATGCCCTGACGGGCATCGCCGTCTCCGCGATTCAGGGTCTGGATGTCCATCAGCTGACCGGTCTGTGCCGCCATCATCGTCTCGATCTCACCCGGCACTGGAAGCTCTGCAAGGAGTTTCTGGAACTGATCACGAAGTCGGAAATGATGGTGGTGGCCGACGAACTGGGCATCCGCGCCGCACTGGGCGAGGAGTTCAAGAAGGTGTTTGGCAAATCGAAGGCGGAAGTCATCGAGGCGCTGCTCGCCGTGAAGGACTTCGATTACACCGGCAAGATCCCGAAGATTCTGAAGTTCTAA
- a CDS encoding SNF2-related protein encodes MQRDLFSFEADWYAPLRTILSLGSQAAPVAHQGELAAARRLHLGQFFTPDAIAAFMWSFVSGWKLNRRIRVLDNSVGSGRLLQFADPERHAVYGVDVHADVIARCQKVFEDAGFECEFKLAGMEDIQPVSFDLAIINPPFSIHLESPHLKPLACTTWGRYGANTSALSHDYAVHQALDAADIVVALLPITTAEAMIAGEQGDGLRRRAAGLFELPADAFRSEGANVRTAVVVFDRYRDRPSDFVRDVVSDLGAPAPNLKLHFDDRGFGQPRLRFQKLDDSVPVITRPVTGDKSVVISHDGRRIRLRFACGFNEAMVLNSVYVDRIYSRDGHRLPRGFRYAGQGLLDLETYLMQDDPRAALDGLLDRIRGVGGEPQFGPGFLKHFVRRARRSVRQATPLRHVAWTTGAGSSDHVSGTARETHKVDASLWASPLVKAGDTVSFDREGDGRYRYVLKGATYYLSVDELNARFAIDNVSEGWEVVHEGLSVRFPEQAAAIRSMVEVLGIDQWLDWGFQTDDLIETLLKPSGCVIAWEQGCGKSRLTIALILLSGVMHGLIVVESRLIDEMMTEIATLPISMDDVKVITCGADLNDLRRFNLISYERLRMPVDKAVSTRVTYAHRLRRRIGLLVADEGERLANPTSDQSRALWQLSARRRYVLTGSPIPNYPRDAFGLIAFSGGDGTAAQPYGYRRGYLEENWINTVEYAMRGVDRFRDDFVVLEWVTWQFAESLQEGAKREVPKIGNLHGYRAMLAPHIKRRLVAEPEVAKYIRIDPPEFEVETVDWDRGHLASYLRAADEFADWYRSSRDDRKACNLVTILARIRAVHFAANYPQYGMEGVDRIGGLTSKQRAVISRMREIAAEGKQAIVFAENPGVLDLLARELKSHGVESVPFHGEIPIKRRVADKDKRFLTGLATGLMATKASGRAGYNLPNADYILFYDRSWTWRIEYQAMRRALRWNRKGTLKVLYFHLPGSIDEYQDQMVAHKRDATQAGLDWATPELEDETFLHMDSLLDRFVDDLALLSDRTGSDMRKLLKEAA; translated from the coding sequence ATGCAGAGAGATCTGTTTTCTTTTGAGGCAGACTGGTACGCGCCGCTGCGCACGATTCTCAGTCTCGGCTCGCAGGCGGCACCTGTTGCGCATCAAGGTGAGCTGGCGGCTGCGCGACGTCTGCATCTGGGGCAATTCTTCACCCCGGATGCGATCGCCGCCTTCATGTGGAGCTTTGTGAGCGGCTGGAAGCTCAATCGCCGTATCCGTGTTCTGGACAACTCGGTGGGATCGGGTCGCTTGCTGCAGTTCGCGGATCCCGAGCGACACGCGGTATACGGCGTCGATGTGCATGCCGACGTGATCGCGCGGTGCCAGAAGGTATTCGAGGACGCGGGGTTTGAATGCGAATTCAAGCTCGCCGGTATGGAGGACATCCAGCCGGTGAGCTTCGATCTCGCGATCATCAATCCGCCTTTTTCAATTCACCTCGAATCGCCGCATCTGAAGCCGCTGGCGTGCACGACGTGGGGCCGATATGGCGCCAACACCAGTGCGCTCAGTCACGACTACGCCGTCCATCAGGCGCTCGATGCGGCCGACATCGTGGTCGCGCTGCTGCCAATCACAACGGCAGAGGCGATGATCGCGGGCGAGCAGGGTGACGGCTTGCGAAGACGCGCGGCCGGCCTGTTCGAATTGCCAGCCGATGCGTTCAGATCCGAGGGCGCGAACGTGCGAACCGCGGTAGTGGTGTTTGACCGGTACCGCGATCGTCCGTCGGATTTCGTGCGGGATGTCGTCAGCGATCTCGGCGCTCCCGCACCGAACCTCAAGCTGCATTTCGATGATCGCGGTTTCGGCCAACCCCGGCTGCGTTTCCAGAAGCTCGATGACAGCGTTCCCGTCATCACACGTCCGGTCACAGGCGACAAGTCGGTTGTGATCTCGCACGATGGTCGCCGCATCCGGCTCAGGTTCGCCTGCGGCTTCAACGAGGCGATGGTGCTCAACAGCGTGTACGTTGATCGCATCTACTCGCGTGACGGCCACCGGTTGCCACGTGGCTTTCGATACGCGGGGCAGGGGCTGCTCGATCTGGAGACGTACTTGATGCAGGATGATCCGCGTGCGGCGCTCGACGGGCTGTTGGACCGCATCCGCGGTGTCGGAGGAGAACCCCAGTTTGGACCGGGCTTTCTGAAGCACTTCGTACGCCGCGCGAGACGAAGCGTGCGACAGGCGACACCCTTGCGACATGTAGCGTGGACGACGGGTGCGGGATCATCGGATCACGTCAGCGGCACAGCGCGCGAGACTCACAAGGTCGATGCGTCGCTCTGGGCGAGTCCGTTGGTGAAAGCTGGAGACACCGTCAGCTTTGACCGTGAGGGTGACGGCCGGTATCGCTACGTGCTCAAGGGCGCGACGTACTACCTGTCTGTCGATGAGTTGAACGCGCGGTTTGCGATCGACAACGTTTCGGAAGGGTGGGAAGTCGTGCACGAAGGGCTGTCGGTGCGCTTTCCGGAGCAGGCCGCAGCTATACGCTCGATGGTCGAAGTGTTGGGTATCGATCAATGGCTGGACTGGGGTTTCCAGACGGACGATCTGATCGAAACCTTGCTGAAGCCGTCGGGCTGCGTGATTGCGTGGGAGCAGGGTTGTGGGAAATCGCGGCTCACGATCGCGCTGATCCTCCTCTCAGGGGTGATGCACGGTCTAATCGTTGTTGAGTCCCGTCTGATCGACGAGATGATGACTGAAATCGCGACGCTGCCAATCAGCATGGATGACGTGAAAGTCATTACCTGCGGTGCGGACCTGAACGATCTGCGACGGTTCAACCTGATCTCGTATGAGCGGTTACGCATGCCTGTCGACAAGGCCGTATCGACGCGCGTCACGTACGCGCATCGGCTGAGAAGACGCATCGGCCTCCTGGTAGCCGATGAAGGCGAGCGGCTGGCTAATCCGACGAGCGATCAGAGCCGCGCGCTCTGGCAGCTTTCCGCGCGACGCCGCTACGTGCTGACGGGCAGTCCGATTCCGAATTATCCGCGCGACGCCTTCGGTCTCATCGCGTTTTCAGGTGGCGATGGAACGGCGGCCCAGCCGTATGGGTACCGGCGTGGCTATCTGGAGGAGAACTGGATCAACACCGTCGAGTATGCGATGCGCGGTGTTGACCGTTTCCGGGATGACTTCGTCGTGCTGGAGTGGGTGACGTGGCAGTTTGCGGAGAGCCTGCAGGAAGGGGCAAAACGCGAGGTGCCAAAGATCGGCAATCTGCACGGCTACCGCGCGATGCTGGCGCCGCATATCAAGCGCCGACTCGTCGCCGAACCGGAGGTCGCGAAGTACATCAGGATCGATCCGCCGGAGTTCGAGGTGGAAACGGTCGACTGGGATCGCGGTCATCTGGCTTCGTATCTGCGTGCGGCTGACGAGTTTGCTGACTGGTATCGATCGTCGCGAGACGACCGGAAAGCATGCAATCTCGTCACGATCCTCGCGCGGATTCGTGCGGTGCACTTCGCCGCCAACTATCCGCAGTACGGGATGGAAGGCGTCGATCGGATCGGTGGCCTGACGAGCAAGCAGCGCGCAGTCATTTCGCGCATGCGTGAGATCGCGGCGGAAGGCAAGCAGGCGATCGTGTTCGCAGAGAACCCGGGCGTGCTGGATCTGCTTGCGCGGGAGCTTAAGTCGCACGGCGTGGAGTCAGTTCCTTTCCACGGCGAAATTCCGATCAAGCGCCGCGTGGCCGACAAGGACAAGCGGTTTCTGACCGGGCTGGCGACGGGGCTGATGGCAACCAAGGCGTCGGGCCGCGCGGGCTACAACCTGCCGAATGCCGACTACATCCTTTTCTATGACCGGTCGTGGACATGGCGCATCGAGTATCAGGCGATGCGGCGCGCGCTGCGCTGGAACCGGAAGGGGACGTTGAAGGTGCTGTATTTCCATCTCCCTGGAAGTATCGACGAGTATCAGGACCAGATGGTGGCGCACAAGCGAGACGCGACACAGGCTGGACTGGACTGGGCGACGCCGGAGCTCGAGGACGAGACGTTCCTGCATATGGATTCGCTGCTGGACCGTTTTGTTGATGACCTCGCATTGCTCTCTGACCGCACGGGCAGTGACATGCGCAAACTTCTGAAGGAGGCGGCATGA
- a CDS encoding DUF1173 family protein: MAHIAFDGLTIPLEEIQDNPARFATRLERAKKVPGYAVCCCRPSIPGKPLRLVVRRYGALFHLARWPDEGHLHDRHGCAFFAEQGPLEESPGRAHDAIRNTPTGLNAKLDVSLSVRTVATVTRTPSTETTRSNTRRSAPLLGFLNRIWMDSGLNQWKGGPQRNWGTCNAQLLALLGEGKMNGKPIQDVLHVMRRFEEADQATLKAELDSFLSRIKTSKTGSERGVVIAEVKTIDQSKYGFVVKIRQTFETFFASKDLIEKTAASYRHAWPMIGKPEARIVAVLLLERTKDGNLRVIDLALQLCNSSFIPCDSSYEVAMANRLVEEHRRFVKPMRLTDGDVMLPDFRLIDTTPATAIEVYGMESNDTYRARKAQKQSLYAQGDEPCVEWVPPAPLSAVVLPAAT; encoded by the coding sequence ATGGCACACATAGCGTTCGACGGATTGACCATTCCTCTCGAAGAGATACAGGACAATCCGGCACGATTCGCCACGCGGCTAGAACGGGCGAAAAAAGTCCCGGGATATGCGGTGTGCTGCTGCCGGCCATCGATTCCCGGCAAGCCGTTGCGCCTTGTCGTGCGTCGCTATGGCGCACTCTTTCATCTCGCGCGCTGGCCCGACGAAGGCCATCTGCACGACCGTCACGGGTGCGCCTTCTTTGCAGAGCAAGGTCCTCTCGAAGAATCACCCGGGCGCGCGCACGACGCGATCCGAAACACGCCCACAGGCCTGAACGCGAAGCTCGATGTTTCGCTATCGGTACGCACAGTCGCTACGGTGACCCGTACGCCCAGCACCGAAACCACCCGTTCCAATACACGTCGTTCGGCACCGCTGCTGGGTTTTCTCAATCGGATCTGGATGGACTCTGGCCTCAACCAGTGGAAAGGAGGCCCGCAACGCAACTGGGGCACATGCAACGCGCAATTACTGGCGCTGCTCGGCGAAGGAAAGATGAATGGCAAGCCGATTCAGGACGTTCTGCATGTGATGCGCCGATTCGAGGAAGCTGACCAGGCGACCTTGAAGGCCGAGCTTGACTCCTTTCTCAGTCGCATCAAGACTTCGAAAACGGGCTCTGAGCGAGGTGTCGTGATCGCCGAGGTCAAGACGATCGATCAGTCGAAGTACGGCTTTGTCGTGAAGATCCGCCAGACGTTCGAGACGTTCTTCGCGTCGAAAGATCTCATCGAGAAGACCGCCGCCTCCTACCGGCACGCGTGGCCGATGATCGGCAAACCGGAGGCCCGGATCGTCGCGGTGCTTTTGCTTGAGCGGACGAAGGACGGAAATCTTCGCGTGATCGATCTTGCCCTTCAACTTTGCAACAGTTCGTTCATTCCTTGCGACTCAAGCTACGAGGTCGCGATGGCCAACCGTCTGGTTGAAGAGCACCGCCGCTTCGTCAAGCCGATGCGGCTGACCGACGGCGACGTCATGCTCCCGGACTTCCGCCTGATCGATACCACGCCGGCGACGGCAATAGAGGTCTATGGCATGGAGTCGAACGACACCTACCGTGCCCGAAAAGCGCAGAAGCAATCGCTCTATGCCCAAGGGGACGAACCGTGCGTCGAATGGGTGCCGCCCGCGCCTCTCTCTGCTGTGGTCCTGCCTGCCGCGACTTGA
- a CDS encoding DUF7682 family zinc-binding protein: protein MKRTFDCGHTGKGKYCHACAMLARTQENARAARESKRSEKTRAASMDPIDLSCVDHLVAVQREARGLLLQVQDGTHPFALKGKPIKSSKGQLVSVPVGRSYRLMFDANTLAPLELLSHESYNKVVDTRAL from the coding sequence ATGAAGCGCACGTTCGACTGCGGCCACACCGGCAAGGGCAAGTATTGCCACGCGTGTGCCATGCTCGCGAGAACCCAAGAAAATGCACGCGCCGCGCGCGAAAGCAAACGATCCGAAAAGACACGCGCTGCCAGCATGGACCCCATCGACCTTTCCTGCGTAGATCATCTGGTTGCCGTTCAGAGAGAGGCACGCGGTCTGCTATTACAGGTGCAAGACGGTACGCATCCGTTCGCGCTCAAAGGAAAGCCGATCAAGTCCTCCAAGGGACAACTGGTGTCGGTTCCTGTCGGGCGATCGTATCGTCTGATGTTTGATGCGAACACGCTTGCTCCGCTCGAGCTACTCAGTCACGAGAGCTATAACAAGGTCGTCGACACTCGCGCTCTCTGA